One stretch of Bombus affinis isolate iyBomAffi1 chromosome 4, iyBomAffi1.2, whole genome shotgun sequence DNA includes these proteins:
- the LOC126915854 gene encoding deoxycytidylate deaminase, protein MTSNNNNEIIEKINSESEQPSNNKRESYIDWEDYFMALAFLSAKRSKDPRTQVGACIINEEKQILGIGYNGMPNGCSDDVFPWTKESADPLETKSLYVCHAEINAILNTGYKNIKNCTIYVSLFPCNECAKVIIQSGIRTVKYVSDKYAKKKKIQAAKRMFDAAGITYSKYIPKHKKLIIDFDEVDSTEDKEINIENGNS, encoded by the exons tgaGCAGCCTAGTAACAATAAAAGAGAAAGCTATATAGATTGGGAGGATTATTTTATGGCTTTGGCCTTTTTAAGTGCGAAACGTAGCAAAGATCCTCGTACTCAAGTTGGTGCATGTATAATAAATGAAGAGAAGCAAATTCTAGGTATTGGATATAATGGAATGCCCAATGGTTGTAGTGATGATGTTTTTCCTTGGACCAAAGAGTCTGCCGATCCATTGGAAACAAAGTCTTTATACG TATGCCATGCAGAAATTAATGCTATTTTAAATACGGGTtataaaaacattaaaaattgtACCATATACGTTTCTCTATTTCCATGTAATGAATGTGCTAAAGTAATAATACAGTCTGGAATAAGAACAGTTAAATATGTGTCAGATAAATAtgcaaagaagaagaaaattcaaGCTGCAAAAAGAATGTTTGATGCCGCAGGCATTACATATAG CAAATATATTCCTAAGCACAAAAAGTTAATTATTGATTTTGATGAGGTCGACTCTACTGAAGATAAggaaataaatattgaaaatggAAATAGTTGA